The Thermasporomyces composti region GCTACGTCGACGCCCCCGCTGGCCGCGCCGCATTCCGCAAGGCCGGCTTCCGTGACTACCGCGATCAGACGCCGCCGGACGCAGCCGGCGCGGTCGGCGAGGTGACCGTGCTGCCGCCGGTCTCGCTCGATGACGCCGACGACGTGCTGCGGAGCTGGGCCGCGATGAGCCTGGACACTCGACTGCTGACGGTGGTCGACGTCTCCGGGTCCATGGCGGTGGCCGCCGGTGACCGAAGCCGGATCGAGCTCGCCCGCGACGCGGCCAAGACGGCATTGACCTACTTCCCCGACAAGTCCCAGGTCGGGCTGTGGGAGTTCGCCGAGAACCGTGATGGTCGCCGGCCGTGGCGTGAGCTGTCGGCCATCAAGCCCTTGACCGCCGAGCACCGTGCCGAGCTCAACAAGAACCTCGACGCGCTGCCCAGGCGAACCGGGGGAGGCACCGGGCTGTACGACACGTTCCTCGCGGCGTACCGGGTCGCGCAGAACTCCTACGACCCCACCCACGTCAACTCGTTGGTCTTGCTCACCGACTCCTGCTCGGGTGCCGCCAGGCCGTCGCCTGCCTGTGCCAACGAGGACACGCCCGGGATCTCGCTCAACCAGCTCATCAACACTCTGCAGCTGGAGGCTGACCCAGCTCGGCCGATCGCGGTGATCCTGGTCGGTATCGGTCCGCAGGCCGACATCGCCGCGTTGGAACGCATCGCCAAGGTCACCAGCGGACGGGCCTACCGGGCCAAGGACCCGCAGGACATGGAGAGCATCATCATCGACTCCCTGCTGCGTCGGCAGTGCGGTGCCGCCTGTGAATGATCCGATCTCGCAGCCGGTCGCGTGGTAGGAAGACGGCGGACGCGCCGTCAGAGCGCGGGGCTGGTGGAAGCGAGGCGGGTTTGATGACGCTGTCCGACAGGCGGCCGAAAAGCACGGCCCGGGTCCGTGTGCGAGAGGTGGACAGCGGCACGGTCCGCCAGCGCGAGGACCTGGTGGCGACCGAGGAGCCGCTCGAGATTCGCGTCGCCTGGCCCGGCGCGTCGCCGCGCTCCCTCGTGGTGACGATGCGCACGCCGGGGGCCGACTTCGACCTCGCGGTCGGTTTCCTGGTCTCCGAAGGGCTCCTCACCCACCCCGACGGCGTGGTCCAGGTCAGGTACTGCACAGACCCGGGCGTCGAGCAGACGTACAACGTCGTGACGGTCGACCTGACTGGTCCACTGCGTGGGCCGGTGGCGGCTCGGTACGGCGCCGCCTCGGCCGCGTGCGGGATCTGCGGCAAACAGAGCCTCGACGAGCTGGAGCTGTCCGGCCTCCACTCGGTCGCGCCGGGCCCGGTGGTCGACCCGGTCACGCTGTGCGCCTTGCCCGACCGGCTTCGGGCAGCCCAGAGCCTGTTCAGCCGAACCGGCGGGCTGCACGCGGCCGGCGTGTTCACTCCGGAGGGCGAGCTGGTGTGCGCCCGGGAAGACGTGGGCCGACACAACGCGGTCGACAAGCT contains the following coding sequences:
- the fdhD gene encoding formate dehydrogenase accessory sulfurtransferase FdhD, with the protein product MTLSDRRPKSTARVRVREVDSGTVRQREDLVATEEPLEIRVAWPGASPRSLVVTMRTPGADFDLAVGFLVSEGLLTHPDGVVQVRYCTDPGVEQTYNVVTVDLTGPLRGPVAARYGAASAACGICGKQSLDELELSGLHSVAPGPVVDPVTLCALPDRLRAAQSLFSRTGGLHAAGVFTPEGELVCAREDVGRHNAVDKLIGWAFLRRRLPLAGHLLVVSGRAGFEICQKALAAGVPFVAAVGAPSSLAVDLCDRFGMTLVGFLRGARYVVYTHPDRAAGRGVNQ